The proteins below are encoded in one region of Bosea sp. BIWAKO-01:
- the hflK gene encoding FtsH protease activity modulator HflK, which translates to MPWSNQSGGSGSGGGGGGPWGQRGSGGGGGGGPWGQGPGGSGGGSPPDLEEILRRSQDRLKDLLPGGNLGGRGLVLGILALIVIWLMTGWYIVRPNEVGLNLRFGKYIGKTGEGLNYNWPYPIGSVIKPQVTNVITTEVGFRTIESVRTSRQTDVGEESLMLTGDENIVDIDVIVQWQIDPAAPENYVFNIQDPPGTVKAVAESAMREVIGQRNIQPVLTTDRAAIETEVRQLMQETLDSYKAGVQIRLVQLQKVDPPQQVIDAFRDVQAARSDQERLRNEAQTYANRVVPESRGRAAQLVQSAEAFKEQTVAEARGQASRFNAVYLQYKAAPAVTRERLFLETMERVLGGTDKIILDQRGNGQSVVPYLPLNELQQRRAAPGAPQAGATR; encoded by the coding sequence ATGCCTTGGAGCAACCAGAGCGGCGGTAGCGGTAGCGGTGGCGGCGGGGGAGGACCCTGGGGCCAGCGCGGAAGTGGTGGCGGCGGTGGCGGCGGCCCATGGGGGCAGGGCCCCGGAGGCAGTGGCGGTGGTTCGCCACCGGATCTGGAAGAAATTTTGCGCCGCAGTCAGGATCGGTTGAAGGATCTGCTGCCGGGCGGCAATCTCGGCGGACGTGGCCTGGTGCTCGGCATCCTGGCCCTGATCGTGATCTGGCTGATGACGGGCTGGTATATCGTCCGGCCGAACGAGGTTGGTTTGAACCTCCGCTTCGGCAAATATATCGGCAAGACCGGCGAAGGCCTGAACTACAACTGGCCCTATCCGATCGGTAGCGTGATCAAGCCCCAGGTCACCAATGTGATCACGACCGAAGTCGGCTTCCGCACCATCGAATCAGTGCGCACCTCACGCCAGACCGATGTCGGCGAAGAGAGCCTGATGCTGACAGGCGACGAGAACATCGTCGATATCGACGTGATCGTGCAGTGGCAGATCGACCCTGCCGCGCCGGAAAATTATGTCTTCAATATCCAGGACCCGCCGGGCACGGTGAAGGCTGTGGCCGAGAGCGCGATGCGCGAGGTGATCGGCCAGCGTAACATCCAGCCCGTGCTGACGACGGACCGTGCGGCGATCGAGACCGAAGTGCGCCAGCTGATGCAGGAGACGCTCGACAGCTACAAGGCTGGCGTGCAGATCCGCCTCGTCCAGCTGCAGAAGGTTGATCCGCCGCAGCAGGTCATCGACGCGTTCCGCGACGTCCAGGCGGCGCGCTCCGACCAGGAACGCCTGCGCAATGAAGCCCAGACCTATGCCAACCGGGTCGTGCCGGAATCGCGCGGTCGTGCGGCGCAACTGGTCCAGTCGGCGGAAGCCTTCAAGGAGCAGACCGTCGCGGAGGCTCGCGGCCAGGCCAGCCGCTTCAATGCTGTCTATCTGCAGTACAAGGCGGCGCCGGCCGTGACCCGCGAGCGTCTCTTCCTCGAGACGATGGAGCGTGTGCTCGGTGGTACCGACAAGATCATCCTCGACCAGAGGGGCAACGGACAGAGTGTCGTGCCTTACCTGCCGCTGAACGAACTCCAGCAACGGCGCGCTGCGCCGGGTGCGCCGCAGGCGGGAGCGACCCGATGA
- the hflC gene encoding protease modulator HflC has product MNGSILRIGALVVLAVAAIVFYAATFVVQQTQSAIVLRFGAVRSVVTAPGIYLKLPAPFEQVTLLDNRILDLDLPAQEIIASDQKRLVVDAFTRYRISDPLRFYQAVNNIPRANSQLASIVNGQVRAVLADASFISVVRTDRSRLMSRIRDDVNREAARFGMTVVDVRLRRVDLPQANSQAVFQRMQTERQREAAEARALGAQQAQEIRARAERDATVIVAEAQRRSDEIRGEGEGERNKVFAEAFGKDPEFFTFYRSMQAYEASIKPGDTRMLLSPDSPFFRYFNDPTGRPESSAATPAPAANP; this is encoded by the coding sequence ATGAACGGTTCCATCCTGCGCATTGGTGCGCTCGTCGTCCTCGCCGTCGCCGCGATCGTCTTCTATGCCGCGACTTTCGTGGTCCAGCAGACCCAGTCGGCCATCGTGCTGCGCTTCGGCGCGGTCCGCAGCGTCGTCACCGCTCCGGGCATCTATCTGAAGCTGCCGGCTCCCTTCGAGCAGGTGACGCTGCTCGACAACCGCATCCTCGATCTCGACCTTCCCGCCCAGGAAATCATCGCGTCGGATCAGAAGCGGCTCGTCGTCGACGCCTTCACGCGCTACCGGATCTCCGATCCGCTGCGCTTCTATCAGGCGGTGAACAACATCCCGCGGGCCAATTCGCAGCTTGCCTCGATCGTCAATGGTCAGGTTCGCGCGGTCCTCGCCGATGCCAGCTTCATCTCCGTGGTCCGGACCGACCGGTCGCGGCTGATGAGCCGTATCCGCGACGACGTGAACCGCGAGGCGGCCCGCTTCGGCATGACCGTCGTCGATGTCCGCCTGCGCCGGGTCGATCTGCCGCAAGCGAACTCGCAGGCGGTGTTCCAGCGCATGCAGACCGAGCGTCAGCGCGAAGCCGCCGAGGCGCGCGCACTTGGCGCCCAGCAGGCGCAGGAGATCAGGGCCCGTGCCGAGCGTGACGCGACCGTGATCGTCGCCGAAGCCCAGCGCCGTTCGGACGAGATCCGAGGCGAAGGCGAGGGCGAGCGGAACAAGGTCTTCGCCGAGGCTTTCGGCAAGGATCCCGAGTTCTTCACCTTCTATCGCTCGATGCAGGCCTATGAGGCGAGCATCAAGCCGGGGGACACGCGGATGCTGCTTTCGCCGGATTCGCCGTTCTTCCGCTACTTCAACGACCCTACGGGACGTCCCGAGAGCTCGGCTGCTACGCCGGCCCCGGCGGCCAATCCCTGA
- a CDS encoding MFS transporter translates to MSASDLASPPDGSSVRRGIGAKRGATLALLAFAQLIIALDLNIVFVALPEIGAGLGFSGQTLQWVVSAYTVFTGGFLLFGGRAADLIGQRRMFVFALWLYALSSLIGGLAWSPEVIILARAVQGIGGAFLFPATLSLVNRLFAEGPERNRALAVWGGAGASGLTIGSIAGGLLTSAFGWPSVFYVNVALAGIAIVAAFLVIPRDPKRHQRRSFDLPGALTVTAGATLLVFALVQGPEYGWGSRGIVWSFVLAAALLTAFVVIEARSADPLMPLRLFRNRSLLTGMTITFLYMATFGTLPYFLTVLFQNVQGFTALQTGLAFLVPSIAIAVGTQVGERLATRLSTRTTLIGGMAVGAIGTALMVPGATVESSYLIILPGLIISGIGQGVVWTGMWIAAASGVHHDEQGVASGMASTTLNVGNAIGLAVLIAVANSRVGGLAGDALRIAVAEGMQRAFWLVAAGIGLSIIVALVAQQKQPNADAV, encoded by the coding sequence ATGAGCGCATCGGATCTGGCATCGCCACCCGACGGATCGTCGGTCAGGAGAGGTATTGGGGCAAAACGCGGCGCGACATTGGCACTGCTCGCCTTCGCGCAGCTGATCATCGCACTCGACCTCAACATCGTCTTCGTCGCGTTGCCGGAGATCGGCGCGGGCCTGGGCTTTTCGGGCCAGACCCTGCAATGGGTGGTCAGCGCCTACACGGTGTTCACCGGCGGCTTCCTGCTGTTCGGCGGCCGGGCAGCCGACCTGATCGGCCAGCGGCGAATGTTCGTCTTTGCCCTCTGGCTTTATGCACTATCGTCATTGATCGGTGGCTTGGCCTGGAGCCCTGAAGTCATCATCCTGGCGCGCGCGGTTCAGGGTATCGGAGGCGCATTCCTGTTTCCGGCGACCTTGTCCCTGGTCAACCGCCTGTTTGCCGAGGGGCCGGAGCGCAACAGGGCACTCGCCGTCTGGGGGGGCGCCGGAGCAAGCGGGCTCACGATCGGTTCGATCGCCGGTGGTCTCCTCACCAGCGCCTTTGGCTGGCCCTCCGTGTTCTATGTCAATGTCGCGCTCGCCGGCATCGCCATCGTCGCGGCATTCCTCGTCATCCCGCGGGACCCGAAGCGGCATCAACGCCGCAGCTTCGACCTGCCGGGCGCGCTGACTGTCACAGCCGGGGCGACACTGCTCGTCTTCGCGCTTGTGCAGGGGCCGGAATATGGCTGGGGTTCGCGCGGCATCGTCTGGAGCTTTGTCCTGGCGGCCGCCCTGCTCACTGCTTTCGTGGTGATCGAAGCACGAAGTGCCGATCCGCTCATGCCCTTGCGCTTGTTCCGCAACCGCAGCCTCCTGACCGGAATGACAATCACATTCCTGTACATGGCGACATTCGGCACACTGCCCTATTTTCTGACGGTGCTGTTCCAGAACGTGCAGGGTTTCACAGCTCTTCAGACCGGGCTTGCGTTTCTGGTTCCCTCGATAGCGATTGCGGTGGGGACGCAGGTCGGCGAGCGGTTGGCTACGCGGCTTTCGACCCGCACCACGCTGATTGGCGGCATGGCGGTGGGGGCCATCGGAACGGCACTGATGGTTCCCGGCGCTACTGTGGAAAGCAGCTACCTCATCATCCTCCCAGGGTTGATCATTTCCGGCATAGGTCAGGGTGTGGTCTGGACCGGTATGTGGATTGCGGCCGCTTCCGGCGTTCATCATGACGAGCAGGGCGTCGCCTCGGGAATGGCTTCGACAACGCTGAATGTCGGCAACGCCATTGGCCTTGCGGTTCTCATCGCCGTTGCCAATTCCCGGGTCGGCGGATTGGCAGGCGATGCGTTGCGGATCGCCGTGGCCGAGGGCATGCAGCGGGCGTTCTGGCTGGTGGCCGCAGGCATCGGCCTCAGCATTATCGTCGCCCTCGTTGCGCAACAGAAGCAGCCGAACGCTGACGCCGTGTGA
- a CDS encoding DUF2065 domain-containing protein yields MLDFIAALGLVFAIEGILFAAIPNLAKDALRSAAETPAERMRLIGIGSAVFGVLLVWLVRVGV; encoded by the coding sequence ATGCTGGATTTCATCGCGGCGCTCGGCCTCGTCTTCGCCATCGAGGGCATCCTGTTCGCCGCGATTCCAAATCTGGCGAAGGATGCGTTGCGCAGCGCAGCGGAGACGCCAGCAGAGCGGATGCGGCTGATCGGTATCGGTTCAGCCGTGTTCGGGGTGCTGCTCGTCTGGCTGGTGCGCGTCGGGGTGTAG
- a CDS encoding TetR/AcrR family transcriptional regulator, with protein MARPREFDRDLALERARDAFWARGYEGTSIADLVAALGLASARIYAAFGSKEDLFREAVGLYEERDGSFVARALAQEPTALKAVERMLREAVETYTRPGRPWGCMVVSAATNCAVENDRVREWLAERRHKQTATIVDRLVQAVRAGELRQDTDTDAMGDYVTALMHGLSVQARDGVPEQRLLTMCDLAMQSMRDLIDPTQEAIIVPNQSGAESI; from the coding sequence ATGGCGCGGCCACGGGAGTTCGATCGAGATCTGGCGCTTGAGCGGGCTCGCGACGCATTCTGGGCACGCGGCTACGAGGGAACGTCGATTGCTGATCTGGTGGCGGCGCTGGGTCTTGCCTCGGCACGCATCTACGCAGCCTTCGGTTCGAAGGAGGATCTGTTCCGAGAGGCGGTTGGGCTCTACGAGGAACGCGACGGCAGCTTCGTCGCACGGGCGCTGGCCCAGGAGCCGACGGCATTGAAGGCCGTCGAAAGGATGCTGCGCGAAGCCGTCGAGACCTACACGAGGCCCGGGCGCCCATGGGGCTGCATGGTCGTATCGGCCGCGACCAACTGCGCCGTCGAGAATGACCGCGTGCGGGAATGGCTGGCCGAACGCCGCCATAAGCAAACGGCGACCATCGTCGACAGGCTGGTGCAAGCCGTACGCGCCGGCGAGCTGAGACAGGATACCGACACTGACGCGATGGGCGACTATGTCACTGCGCTGATGCACGGCCTTTCCGTGCAAGCGCGGGATGGTGTGCCAGAGCAACGCCTCCTGACCATGTGCGACCTGGCCATGCAAAGCATGCGCGACCTGATTGATCCCACCCAGGAGGCTATCATCGTGCCCAACCAATCTGGGGCGGAGAGCATCTAG
- a CDS encoding GNAT family N-acetyltransferase — protein sequence MTLSIRPARPDEAGLVLAFIKELAEYEELLHEVAASEEQLAQALFGPDPKVACDIAEWEGAPAGFAVWFYTYSTFSGRHGIWLEDLYVRPEFRGKGIGKALIAGLAKRCVDEGLPRLAWWVLNWNEPSRVFYRSLGANAQSEWTVKRLDGDALRRLGESV from the coding sequence ATGACCCTTTCCATCCGTCCAGCCCGGCCCGACGAGGCCGGGCTCGTCCTGGCCTTCATCAAGGAGCTCGCCGAATACGAAGAGCTTCTGCACGAGGTCGCGGCCAGCGAAGAGCAACTCGCGCAGGCCCTGTTCGGGCCAGATCCGAAGGTCGCCTGCGATATCGCCGAATGGGAAGGAGCGCCTGCAGGGTTCGCCGTCTGGTTCTATACCTATTCGACCTTCTCGGGCCGCCATGGCATCTGGCTCGAGGATCTCTATGTCCGGCCTGAATTCCGCGGCAAGGGCATCGGCAAGGCCCTGATCGCAGGGCTGGCTAAGCGCTGCGTCGACGAGGGGCTGCCGCGCCTCGCCTGGTGGGTGCTGAACTGGAACGAGCCCTCGCGCGTGTTCTACCGCTCTCTTGGCGCCAACGCGCAATCGGAATGGACGGTCAAACGCCTCGACGGCGACGCGCTGCGGCGGCTGGGAGAGAGCGTGTGA
- a CDS encoding PLP-dependent aminotransferase family protein translates to MSTTDKHAGPRKTAFEQRFSRYANRIVPSAIRGLATMAKAADCVSFGPGEPDSTLFPVAEIRDSLARILSKPETARAALQYGASEGDPALRDRISTYMHTKGVQCDRHNILLTNGAQQALDLVAELLVEPGATVLVQTPTYPGALQVFAAHGARMRGLEAARAGADDRPALIYAMSNFHNPTGATLSLAQRRELVALAGDLDTILVEDDPYEMLRYEGEALPPLLAVDTEARSIEDARTIYLGTFSKAVVPGFRVGWLVAPRAVVAKLALMKQSEDLQAGTLAQACLLDLFDSILDTHAGRLRDAYRIRRDTMLAALQSELGNRASWVVPQGGLFIWLNLEAHLDTHALLSRAAEVGVTYVPGSAFQPDGQGAAALRLSFSAAPLDRMQDGVRRLAKVLGDNAPGGRSGLTR, encoded by the coding sequence ATGAGCACCACCGACAAGCACGCAGGACCACGGAAGACCGCCTTCGAGCAGCGCTTTTCTCGCTATGCCAACCGTATTGTACCATCCGCCATTCGCGGCCTTGCGACCATGGCGAAGGCGGCCGATTGCGTGTCGTTCGGACCTGGCGAACCTGATTCGACGCTCTTTCCGGTTGCCGAGATCCGCGACAGCCTGGCCAGGATCCTGTCGAAACCGGAAACGGCGCGGGCCGCACTGCAATATGGCGCCAGCGAGGGCGATCCTGCCTTGCGCGACCGGATCAGCACCTACATGCACACCAAAGGCGTGCAATGCGACAGGCATAACATTCTCCTCACCAATGGCGCGCAACAGGCGCTCGATCTCGTCGCCGAGCTGCTGGTCGAGCCCGGGGCGACCGTGCTCGTCCAGACGCCGACCTATCCCGGGGCGCTGCAGGTCTTTGCCGCGCACGGCGCGCGGATGCGGGGACTGGAAGCGGCGCGGGCCGGGGCTGACGATCGGCCGGCGCTGATCTACGCGATGTCGAATTTCCACAACCCGACAGGAGCGACCTTGTCGCTCGCCCAACGGCGCGAACTGGTCGCCTTGGCCGGTGATCTCGATACGATCCTCGTCGAGGACGACCCTTACGAGATGCTGCGTTATGAGGGCGAGGCGTTGCCGCCGCTGCTGGCGGTCGACACAGAGGCCCGCTCGATCGAGGACGCGCGGACGATCTATCTCGGTACCTTCTCCAAGGCGGTCGTGCCGGGCTTTCGCGTCGGTTGGCTGGTCGCGCCCCGTGCGGTGGTTGCGAAACTCGCTCTCATGAAGCAAAGCGAGGATCTGCAGGCGGGTACCCTTGCCCAGGCCTGTCTCCTCGATCTTTTCGACAGCATCCTCGACACACATGCTGGCCGGCTTCGCGACGCCTATCGCATTCGGCGTGACACGATGCTGGCGGCACTCCAGTCCGAGCTCGGCAACCGCGCCAGCTGGGTCGTTCCCCAGGGAGGCCTGTTCATCTGGCTGAACCTGGAAGCGCATCTCGACACCCATGCCTTGCTGAGCCGTGCGGCTGAAGTCGGAGTGACCTATGTCCCAGGCTCGGCGTTCCAGCCCGATGGGCAGGGCGCGGCGGCGTTACGCCTCAGCTTTTCAGCTGCGCCTCTCGACCGGATGCAAGACGGCGTGCGGCGCTTGGCGAAGGTGCTGGGGGACAACGCGCCGGGGGGGCGATCAGGGCTGACGCGATGA
- a CDS encoding dihydrofolate reductase, with protein MSGPQALPIVVIAAVADNGVIGDDNRLIWRLKTDLRHFRGLTLGRPVLMGRKTFLSIGKPLPGRETIVLTRDPGFRADGVHVAHSLDEAIEAGQRLGLAMGADSVTVAGGAEIYAQALPFADRVELTQVHAEPEGDALFPVWDKAAFERVKQENHPRSADDEHAFTFATFRRRA; from the coding sequence GTGAGCGGACCTCAAGCCCTTCCCATCGTGGTCATTGCCGCCGTTGCCGATAACGGCGTGATTGGTGACGATAATCGGCTGATCTGGCGGCTGAAAACGGACCTCAGGCATTTTCGCGGCCTGACGCTCGGCCGGCCGGTGCTGATGGGGCGCAAGACCTTTCTCTCTATCGGAAAGCCGTTGCCGGGGCGCGAGACCATCGTCCTGACACGCGATCCCGGTTTTCGTGCCGACGGCGTTCATGTCGCGCATAGCCTCGACGAGGCGATCGAGGCCGGCCAGCGGCTCGGCCTTGCGATGGGCGCGGATTCCGTCACTGTTGCCGGGGGCGCCGAGATCTACGCTCAGGCCCTGCCGTTTGCCGATCGGGTTGAACTGACCCAGGTTCACGCTGAGCCCGAAGGCGATGCCCTTTTTCCGGTCTGGGACAAGGCGGCGTTCGAGCGCGTGAAGCAGGAGAACCACCCTCGGAGTGCCGATGACGAGCATGCTTTCACCTTCGCGACCTTTCGCCGCCGGGCCTGA